In Rissa tridactyla isolate bRisTri1 chromosome 2, bRisTri1.patW.cur.20221130, whole genome shotgun sequence, a single window of DNA contains:
- the ELP6 gene encoding elongator complex protein 6 isoform X2 has product MLKNLLIKASITAGVCLFQRSGRNQSWFKGVSLTAAKERGQLVFLEGLKSCLGLLFGEEEEQSGQPSPLQFMSESASNLKALFDFVRTSLTPTGSDSWKGPVLLVDDLSVLLSLGAMPVAVLDFIHYCRVAVCSQLKGNIVVLVHSNEDSEDEENELVVNSLCHHSDLILWVEGLATGFCKDVHGQIKIIRRVSLELTAEQDHIQIYQYKIQDKNVTFFARGLSAAVL; this is encoded by the exons ATGCTTAAAAACCTCCTGATCAAAGCCAGCATCACTGCTGGTGTGTGCCTCTTCCAGCGTTCCGGCAGAAACCAGTCCTGGTTTAAG GGTGTCAGTCTGACAGCTGCCAAAGAGCGGGGACAGCTTGTCTTCTTGGAAGGCCTCAAGTCCTGCCTTGGCCTCttgtttggagaggaggaggagcagtcGGGACAGCCCAGTCCTCTCCAGTTTATGAG TGAGAGCGCTTCCAACCTGAAAGCCTTGTTTGACTTCGTCCGGACCTCCCTGACTCCCACCGGCAGCGACTCCTGGAAGggccctgtgctgctggtggaCGACCTCAGCGTCCTGCTCAGCCTGGGTGCCATGCCGGTGGCGGTGCTGGACTTCATCCACTACTGCAGAGTCGCGGTCTGCTCCCAGCTGAAG GGGAACATCGTGGTGCTGGTTCACAGCAACGAGGATTCAGAAGATGAGGAAAACGAACTGGTTGTCAACTCCCTGTGTCATCACAGTGACCTGATCCTGTGGGTGGAGGGGCTGGCGACCGGCTTCTGCAAGGATGTTCATGGGCAG ATTAAAATAATTAGGAGAGTGTCCTTGGAGCTGACAGCGGAGCAGGATCACATCCAGATCTACCAGTATAAGATCCAGGACAAGAATGTCACCTTTTTTGCTAGGGGGCTGTCAGCTGCAGTCCTGTGA
- the ELP6 gene encoding elongator complex protein 6 isoform X1 produces the protein MFAELNELLGASPQRPETGKFTLLRDTRTDGSFLVHHFLSFYLRAGCKVCFVALLQSFSHYNIVAQKLGVSLTAAKERGQLVFLEGLKSCLGLLFGEEEEQSGQPSPLQFMSESASNLKALFDFVRTSLTPTGSDSWKGPVLLVDDLSVLLSLGAMPVAVLDFIHYCRVAVCSQLKGNIVVLVHSNEDSEDEENELVVNSLCHHSDLILWVEGLATGFCKDVHGQIKIIRRVSLELTAEQDHIQIYQYKIQDKNVTFFARGLSAAVL, from the exons GGCAAATTCACACTGCTGCGAGACACCAGAACAGATGGCAGCTTCCTGGTGCACCATTTCCTCTCCTTCTATCTCAGAG CTGGCTGTAAGGTTTGCTTTGTGGCCCTGCTCCAGTCCTTCAGTCACTACAACATCGTAGCACAGAAACTG GGTGTCAGTCTGACAGCTGCCAAAGAGCGGGGACAGCTTGTCTTCTTGGAAGGCCTCAAGTCCTGCCTTGGCCTCttgtttggagaggaggaggagcagtcGGGACAGCCCAGTCCTCTCCAGTTTATGAG TGAGAGCGCTTCCAACCTGAAAGCCTTGTTTGACTTCGTCCGGACCTCCCTGACTCCCACCGGCAGCGACTCCTGGAAGggccctgtgctgctggtggaCGACCTCAGCGTCCTGCTCAGCCTGGGTGCCATGCCGGTGGCGGTGCTGGACTTCATCCACTACTGCAGAGTCGCGGTCTGCTCCCAGCTGAAG GGGAACATCGTGGTGCTGGTTCACAGCAACGAGGATTCAGAAGATGAGGAAAACGAACTGGTTGTCAACTCCCTGTGTCATCACAGTGACCTGATCCTGTGGGTGGAGGGGCTGGCGACCGGCTTCTGCAAGGATGTTCATGGGCAG ATTAAAATAATTAGGAGAGTGTCCTTGGAGCTGACAGCGGAGCAGGATCACATCCAGATCTACCAGTATAAGATCCAGGACAAGAATGTCACCTTTTTTGCTAGGGGGCTGTCAGCTGCAGTCCTGTGA